One stretch of Cryptococcus neoformans var. neoformans B-3501A chromosome 5, whole genome shotgun sequence DNA includes these proteins:
- a CDS encoding hypothetical protein (Match to ESTs gb|CF187768.1|CF187768, gb|CF187767.1|CF187767), with amino-acid sequence MPPPTSSLKPTAAKSATDAGSGAKATGDKKSSGQLAKPDQSKYNAEQDEINKEIAAVKEKIEAVRSRIALSQAPTSNDRRSAIKAELDSLRSEQAKFKGDRNKLFEEMKRLQEGVQKKIKDVQGQRNKSGFKSVADIDARIESLDKQVESGSMKLVDEKKALQEITTLRRSRKTLEASGSIDESIAADKAKIDELKKQLDDPEAKKVSDRFDELKKEMDGLREEGNKAFEERGKLFDERNKLSAEMDELYDRKRKSAQKWREDNDKYYAKVQADRQARQERFKVEKAREDAERREQEIARLREEARAPAFASETDDCGVLINWFKGKYGSGEVPSTHAGGKPDSATVVEGVKALEIRKVDDEAFKGMTLKKKDDELGGFFGGSGKSKKKGKKGNSGTATPANQEGGNSTKEAVNLPMSLLSTLLSLGISPPSGKDDVQRTVDDLETKKAWFEANSAAKTKAGIAEIERVEKLVAKMQKKNGATTEPESENDTSDEAQVKSGVHEPYHTVAVSGEATGPEEVQEDGDQLPQEDDEEGEAEVKKVDSALDEIREKEGL; translated from the exons ATGCCTcctcccacctcttctctcaaGCCCACTGCTGCCAAGTCTGCCACTGATGCCGGCAGCGGTGCAAAGGCCACTGGCGACAAGAAGTCCAGTGGACAATTGGCCAAGCCTGACCAGTCCAAATACAATGCAGAGCAAGATGAGATCAACAAAGAGATTGCCGCtgtcaaggagaagatt GAGGCTGTCCGTTCCCGTATTGCCCTTTCTCAAGCGCCGACATCCAACGACCGTCGATCTGCTATCAAGGCGGAGCTTGACAGCCTCCGCTCTGAACAGGCCAAGTTCAAGGGTGACAGGAACAAGCTCTTTGAGGAAATGAAGCGGTTGCAGGAGGGCgtccagaagaagattaaGGACGTTCAAGGCCAGAGAAACAAGTCGGGATTCAAGAGCGTAGCTGACATTGATGCCCGAATTGA GTCCCTTGACAAGCAAGTTGAATCCGGCAGCATGAAGCTTgtggacgagaagaaggctctTCAGGAAATCACCACTCTTCGTCGATCTCGCAAGACTCTTGAAGCCTCTGGCTCCATCGACGAGAGCATCGCTGCCGACAAGGCTAAGATCGATGAGCTCAAGAAGCAGCTTGACGACCCtgaagcgaagaaggtcaGCGACAGGTTCGATgagctgaagaaggaaatggatggCTTAAGGGAGGAGGGTAACAAGGCTTTCGAGGAGAGGGGCAAATTGTTCGACGAGAGAAACAAGCTGTCTGCCGAGATG GACGAGCTTTACGACCGAAAGCGAAAGTCTGCCCAGAAGTGGAGGGAGGACAACGACAA ATACTACGCTAAGGTCCAAGCCGATCGACAAGCTCGTCAAGAACGTTTCAAGGTCGAAAAGGCCCGAGAAGATGCCGAACGACGGGAGCAGGAAATCGCTCGTCTTCGTGAAGAAGCTCGTGCTCCTGCGTTCGCCTCCGAGACTGACGACTGCGGTGTCCTCATTAACTGGTTCAAAGGCAAGTACGGCTCTGGTGAGGTGCCCTCTACCCATGCTGGCGGTAAGCCTGATTCCGCTACTGTCGTTGAGGGTGTCAAGGCTTTAGAAATCCGAAAGGTGGACGACGAAGCTTTCAAGGGAATGActttgaaaaagaaagatgatgagcttggCGGATTCTTTGGTGGCAGCggaaagagcaagaagaaggggaaaaagggTAACAGCGGCACTGCCACCCCTGCTAATCAGGAGGGAGGAAACAGCACCAAGGAGGCTGTCAACTTGCCTATGTCTCTCTTGAGTACTCTTTTGAGTCTGGGTATCTCCCCTCCTAGCGGCAAGGACGATGTGCAGAGGACGGTAGATGATCTTGAGACGAAGAAAGCTTGGTTCGAGGCCAACTCTGCTGCGAAGACTAAGGCAGGTATC GCCGAGATTGAGCGCGTGGAGAAACTTGTCGCCAAaatgcagaagaagaacggTGCTACCACTGAGCCCGAGTCCGAGAATGATACATCTGATGAGGCTCAGGTGAAGAGTGGCGTCCACGAGCCCTACCACA CTGTTGCTGTTAGCGGCGAGGCTACTGGTCCCGAAGAAGTTCAGGAAGATGGCGACCAGCTTCCCCaggaggacgacgaggaaggagaagcggaGGTCAAGAAGGTTGACTCTGCTCTGGATGAGAtcagagaaaaggagggacTTTAA